From a single Nymphaea colorata isolate Beijing-Zhang1983 chromosome 4, ASM883128v2, whole genome shotgun sequence genomic region:
- the LOC116252611 gene encoding (-)-alpha-terpineol synthase-like, with translation MAVGKMHEPQFSQYMMQFARVSYLMATVEDIFGEHQSVQELECFVQVVERWDLQAAEQLPQSLRVFYAAVYNTTNQISYTVLRRHGCDITSHMRRAWVSVCRDYLVEARWHRARQTPRLEEYLSNIRAAMTSPILLPAYFFLSQNIEEQSIQQLQSESNIINLSSMIVRLSADLQRSRVGFRRGNQPRSVQIYMNEARVAEEQARQHIRNLLRDA, from the exons ATGGCAGTGGGGAAGATGCATGAGCCACAGTTCTCACAGTACATGATGCAATTCGCCAGGGTCTCCTACTTGATGGCCACCGTTGAGGACATCTTCGGCGAGCATCAGTCTGTTCAGGAGCTCGAAtgctttgtgcaagttgttgagag gtgggatcttcaagcGGCAGAGCAGCTGCCACAGTCACTGAGGGTCTTCTATGCGGCTGTCTACAACACAACCAACCAGATCAGCTACACTGTTCTTAGGAGGCATGGCTGTGATATAACTTCACACATGAGGAGAGCA TGGGTGAGTGTGTGCAGAGAttacttggttgaagcaaggtggCACCGTGCCCGACAgacaccaaggctagaggaATATTTGAGCAACATCCGGGCAGCCATGACCAGCCCTATTCTCCTCCctgcctacttcttcctctcccaaaacattgaggaacaaTCCATCCAGCAGCTGCAGTCTGagtccaacatcatcaacttgtcaTCGATGATAGTTCGTCTCTCGGCTGACCTCCAGAGATCCAGG GTTGGATTCAGGAGAGGAAACCAGCCTAGATCGGTCCAGATTTATATGAACGAGGCACGGGTAGCAGAGGAGCAAGCACGGcagcacataaggaacttgTTGAGGGATGCATGA